A stretch of the Salvelinus fontinalis isolate EN_2023a chromosome 22, ASM2944872v1, whole genome shotgun sequence genome encodes the following:
- the LOC129819594 gene encoding sodium channel subunit beta-1-like, which produces MSAMRLLLLSLLCALFVSLCHGACAEVDSDTEAVAGKGFKLGCISCKMRPEVEASATVDWYFKAKGEADFAHIYNYDEEGQHIVDERFEDRVDWSGSKQSQDIQDASIYLFNVTFNDSGTYRCFFHRLLTYEFYEYQTVVSKVVHLTVVAKATRGTASIVSEVMMYVSIIGLQAWLYIEMVYCYRKISAAGEEALRESANAEYLAIASESKDNCGVQVAE; this is translated from the exons ATGTCTGCTATGCGGCTGCTGCTCCTGTCTCTGCTTTGTGCCCTCTTTG TGTCCCTGTGCCATGGGGCCTGTGCAGAGGTGGACTCGGACACTGAGGCCGTTGCAGGCAAAGGGTTCAAACTGGGCTGCATCTCCTGTAAGATGAGGCCCGAGGTGGAGGCTTCTGCCACAGTCGACTGGTATTTCAAGGCCAAAGGGGAAGCTGACTTTGCTCAT ATATATAATTACGATGAGGAGGGCCAGCACATTGTGGATGAGCGCTTCGAGGACCGCGTGGACTGGAGCGGCAGTAAGCAGAGCCAAGACATACAGGATGCGTCCATCTACCTCTTCAATGTCACCTTCAATGACTCGGGCACCTACCGTTGCTTCTTCCACCGGCTCCTGACGTACGAGTTCTACGAATACCAGACTGTTGTCAGCAAGGTTGTGCACTTGACAGTGGTGGCTAAAG cCACCAGAGGGACGGCCTCGATAGTCTCTGAGGTGATGATGTACGTGTCCATCATCGGGCTACAGGCTTGGCTCTACATAGAGATGGTATACTGCTACAGAAAGATCTCAGCTGCAGGAGAGGAAGCATTACGAGAAAGCGC GAATGCCGAATATTTAGCCATAGCCTCGGAGAGTAAAGATAACTGCGGTGTGCAAGTGGCAGAATAA